A region of Paenibacillus sp. JNUCC-31 DNA encodes the following proteins:
- a CDS encoding MFS transporter — protein sequence MATWFLIIIYLAFISLGIPDSLLGSAWPLMWPEIGASFGSAGILSMVVAGGTIVSSLVSGTVIQKWGTGKVTLISCCLTAGALLGFSFAPSLVWLVILAIPLGLGGGAVDAALNHYVAEHYKAHHMNWLHCFWGVGATTGPIIMSYYIAEHHSWRSGYTAVAVVQCCLVLSLFITLPLWKRVAASRESTSLNNESDHAQADNTLVQSENRPERNVLKIKGVKNSLIAFLFYCGAEMTVGLWGASYLVGARNIPAETAAGWISLYYGGITIGRLITGFITLKIKNRVLILVGQVTAIVGGIILLLPLSISFALAGFVLIGLGLAPIYPGLLHETPARFGKANSARLMGYQMALAYTGTTLLPPLFGVLAARTNISVFPMVVLVFLILMLASSEQVNRNLKKRVLNR from the coding sequence ATGGCAACTTGGTTTCTTATCATTATCTACCTTGCGTTTATTAGTCTGGGTATTCCTGACTCCTTGCTAGGTTCAGCATGGCCACTCATGTGGCCTGAAATTGGCGCTTCGTTTGGCTCAGCAGGAATTCTGTCGATGGTCGTTGCAGGAGGAACTATCGTTTCAAGCTTGGTTAGTGGGACGGTTATTCAAAAATGGGGAACAGGCAAGGTTACATTAATTAGCTGCTGTCTGACAGCAGGGGCACTGCTTGGATTTTCCTTCGCACCTTCATTGGTATGGCTCGTCATTCTTGCCATTCCTTTGGGGCTTGGAGGCGGCGCAGTTGATGCTGCATTGAATCATTATGTCGCAGAGCATTACAAAGCACACCATATGAACTGGCTGCACTGCTTCTGGGGTGTGGGGGCAACGACGGGACCCATCATTATGTCTTATTACATTGCAGAGCATCATTCCTGGAGAAGTGGGTATACAGCTGTAGCTGTCGTCCAGTGTTGTCTCGTCCTTAGTTTGTTTATCACGTTGCCGTTGTGGAAGCGTGTTGCTGCAAGTCGGGAAAGCACGAGTCTGAACAACGAATCAGATCATGCGCAAGCGGACAACACATTAGTACAGAGTGAGAATAGACCCGAACGAAATGTATTGAAGATTAAGGGAGTCAAAAACTCACTGATTGCATTTCTTTTTTATTGTGGTGCGGAGATGACTGTGGGCTTATGGGGAGCCAGTTATCTGGTAGGCGCAAGAAACATCCCGGCAGAAACAGCTGCGGGGTGGATCTCCTTATACTACGGTGGCATTACGATTGGCAGGCTGATTACCGGCTTTATCACGTTGAAAATAAAAAATCGGGTGTTAATTTTGGTGGGTCAAGTGACCGCCATTGTGGGGGGAATCATTTTGTTGCTTCCATTATCCATTTCGTTTGCACTGGCTGGGTTTGTGCTGATTGGTTTGGGGCTTGCGCCCATCTATCCCGGACTTCTTCATGAAACCCCAGCTCGATTCGGTAAAGCGAACTCTGCACGATTAATGGGATACCAAATGGCACTGGCTTACACAGGAACCACATTGCTTCCTCCGCTTTTTGGCGTTCTTGCTGCGAGAACGAATATTAGCGTATTTCCGATGGTTGTACTTGTATTCCTTATCTTGATGCTTGCTAGTTCCGAGCAGGTGAACCGTAATCTGAAGAAAAGAGTATTGAACAGATAA
- a CDS encoding TetR/AcrR family transcriptional regulator — protein MSEKSNARELIVSTAARLFFSQGYHATGLNQIIKESSTPKGSLYHYFPHGKEELAHECIQKANENILQKFEEIFAAHDNTGDAIQQFIHDLAIETEAAGFTGFLPFSFWAAVETSCISQQLRIACQDVFAGWQQIITKHLILDGIGEEKAQEMGLLVISLMEGALIISLTNQDKQPLLTAADYLSLVAKNAREKQ, from the coding sequence TTGAGTGAAAAGTCTAATGCTAGAGAACTAATCGTCAGCACAGCAGCCAGACTGTTTTTTTCACAAGGATATCATGCGACCGGTCTAAATCAGATTATTAAGGAGAGCAGTACGCCGAAAGGCTCGTTATATCATTATTTTCCGCATGGCAAGGAAGAGCTCGCTCACGAGTGCATTCAAAAAGCCAATGAAAATATCCTTCAGAAGTTTGAAGAAATATTTGCAGCCCATGACAACACGGGGGATGCCATTCAGCAATTTATTCATGACTTAGCGATTGAAACGGAGGCGGCAGGTTTTACAGGCTTTCTTCCATTTAGTTTCTGGGCAGCCGTAGAGACATCCTGCATCAGTCAACAATTGCGTATCGCTTGTCAGGATGTGTTTGCAGGGTGGCAGCAAATCATTACGAAACATCTGATTTTGGATGGCATAGGTGAAGAGAAAGCACAAGAGATGGGACTTCTCGTCATTTCCTTAATGGAGGGAGCATTGATTATCAGCCTGACCAACCAGGACAAACAGCCTTTGCTGACGGCTGCTGATTATTTGTCCCTTGTGGCGAAGAATGCAAGAGAGAAGCAATAA
- a CDS encoding DHA2 family efflux MFS transporter permease subunit, whose translation MKAGSVQDQQETKQYKVFPILFAMLLSGFIGLFGETALNVALTPLMGLLEVGPTTIQWLTTGYLLVLGILVPVSGMLLQWFTTRQLFTTSLIFSIAGTLVAAIAPSFEILLVARVLQAVGTALLLPLMFNTILVIFPIEKRGAAMGLIGLVIMFAPASGPSISGLILANLSWHWIFWISLPFFIISLVCGLLFLPNISKLTKPKIDILSIILSTLGFGGIVYGFSSAGGHGESGGGWTSPVVVATLVIGVLSLLLFSIRQLRMKQPMMDLRAFRYPMFTIGLILIFLCMMMMLSSMLILPMYLQQGMAVTALTAGLVLLPGSLLNGFLSPVMGRLFDKFGPKWLVIIGLAIVTVVLFMYTGITPTTTLSKIITLHVFMMVGISMIMMPAQTNGLNQLPPAFYPHGTAIMNTLQQVSGAIGTAVAVSILSAGQTRFLSGVTNPESPENQLAGFTSGVQNAFVFALVLAAIGLIISLFLKRVKVGAQQGQQGPMH comes from the coding sequence ATGAAAGCTGGTTCTGTACAGGATCAACAAGAAACAAAACAATATAAAGTATTTCCAATTTTATTCGCCATGCTGCTCAGCGGCTTTATTGGTCTGTTCGGTGAAACAGCACTGAATGTGGCATTGACACCGCTGATGGGCTTGCTCGAAGTTGGACCTACTACGATTCAATGGTTAACGACAGGTTATCTGCTCGTTTTGGGTATTTTGGTGCCGGTTTCCGGTATGCTGCTACAATGGTTTACGACAAGACAGTTGTTCACCACTTCTCTGATTTTTTCAATTGCAGGAACGCTTGTTGCTGCTATCGCACCGAGCTTTGAAATTCTGTTGGTGGCACGGGTATTACAAGCTGTAGGTACAGCTTTGTTACTGCCACTGATGTTCAACACCATATTGGTTATCTTCCCGATTGAAAAGCGTGGCGCTGCCATGGGACTGATCGGTTTGGTTATCATGTTCGCGCCAGCAAGTGGTCCGAGTATTTCGGGTCTGATTCTGGCCAATCTGAGCTGGCACTGGATCTTCTGGATCTCCTTGCCGTTCTTCATTATTTCTTTGGTATGCGGCTTGCTGTTCTTACCGAATATTTCGAAATTGACCAAGCCCAAAATCGATATCCTTTCCATTATCCTTTCCACACTTGGTTTTGGTGGAATCGTGTACGGATTCAGTAGTGCAGGAGGACATGGGGAAAGTGGCGGTGGCTGGACCAGTCCTGTAGTTGTTGCTACGCTGGTTATTGGCGTGTTATCTTTGCTGCTGTTCAGCATCCGTCAATTGAGAATGAAACAGCCGATGATGGATCTGCGGGCGTTCAGATATCCCATGTTTACGATCGGTTTGATCCTGATCTTCCTATGTATGATGATGATGCTGTCTTCCATGCTGATCCTGCCAATGTATTTGCAACAAGGTATGGCGGTTACGGCATTGACTGCTGGTTTGGTTTTGCTGCCGGGCAGTTTGCTGAATGGATTTTTGTCTCCGGTTATGGGACGTCTGTTTGACAAGTTCGGTCCGAAATGGCTCGTGATTATCGGACTGGCTATCGTGACTGTCGTTCTCTTCATGTACACGGGAATCACTCCGACAACCACCCTGAGCAAGATTATTACACTGCATGTGTTCATGATGGTCGGAATTTCAATGATCATGATGCCTGCACAAACCAACGGTTTGAATCAATTGCCTCCTGCATTTTATCCTCACGGAACGGCGATTATGAATACATTGCAACAGGTATCCGGAGCTATTGGTACAGCGGTTGCAGTAAGTATACTGAGCGCAGGACAGACTCGCTTCTTGAGCGGTGTAACGAACCCGGAGAGCCCAGAGAATCAGTTGGCAGGTTTTACATCCGGTGTACAAAATGCATTTGTTTTCGCACTGGTTCTTGCTGCAATTGGGCTGATCATTTCACTGTTCCTGAAACGAGTTAAGGTTGGTGCTCAGCAGGGACAACAAGGCCCTATGCATTAA
- a CDS encoding alpha/beta fold hydrolase: MNYPLYEKLAPNTKFAVYDRFGYGYSDETDKKRDVDTVADELHELLEVSGQKPPYVLVAHSLGSLETIRFAQKYPDLVKGIVMIDGGSPEYYSNDDGSLADTIGGLPNKFRIQTGLFRLSMKSDLVVETSNANRNELKLVPDELKTLDTTALLHNYGNANTIDELREIAANGKIVVENKQTLPFPLTILTADYFGASEPIWDKTQAEFTSWSEHSKHVTVKDTEHYIHQYHPDLVAKEILELVQK, encoded by the coding sequence ATTAATTATCCTTTATATGAAAAACTCGCTCCCAACACAAAATTCGCGGTATATGATCGCTTTGGATACGGATATAGTGATGAGACCGATAAGAAACGGGATGTCGATACGGTAGCTGACGAATTGCATGAGTTATTGGAGGTATCCGGACAAAAGCCACCTTACGTCCTCGTTGCTCATTCACTCGGCTCACTGGAGACAATCCGTTTCGCACAAAAGTACCCGGATCTCGTGAAAGGCATCGTCATGATTGATGGCGGAAGTCCCGAATATTATTCGAATGACGATGGTTCCTTGGCAGATACCATTGGGGGTCTTCCAAATAAATTCCGCATCCAGACCGGACTGTTCCGCTTGTCCATGAAGTCTGATCTTGTTGTCGAGACATCCAATGCCAATCGTAATGAACTGAAACTTGTGCCTGACGAACTGAAGACATTGGATACCACTGCACTGTTGCACAACTATGGTAATGCGAACACGATAGATGAATTACGTGAAATAGCAGCCAATGGCAAAATCGTCGTAGAAAACAAGCAAACCCTGCCGTTCCCACTCACCATATTGACAGCAGACTACTTCGGAGCCAGTGAGCCAATATGGGATAAAACCCAAGCTGAATTTACGTCCTGGTCGGAACATTCCAAACATGTAACCGTTAAGGATACCGAGCATTATATTCATCAATATCACCCGGATCTTGTAGCTAAGGAAATATTGGAACTGGTCCAGAAATAG
- a CDS encoding DUF1572 family protein, with protein MIKLIQDVVEDMNKQLERIETSLNRLNDEQIWSRIQPGMNSVGNYCLHLAGNEYQNIVTGIGSKPLIRERSVEFETNGGFTREELIAKLRHVRSQSTEILSSLAEEHLSREVTIPYELTDWNRMNRTEDEAKDAHEHKIVRSLLIKVATHYGYHTGQIVLLSKILQPSDEHLTGLYH; from the coding sequence ATGATTAAACTTATTCAGGACGTAGTTGAGGACATGAACAAGCAGCTTGAACGCATTGAAACCAGCTTGAACAGGCTGAACGATGAACAGATTTGGAGCAGGATCCAGCCTGGCATGAACAGTGTGGGAAATTATTGTTTGCATTTGGCCGGCAATGAATATCAGAATATCGTAACAGGCATTGGGTCCAAACCCCTGATTCGAGAGCGTTCTGTTGAGTTTGAGACCAATGGTGGTTTCACTCGAGAGGAATTAATAGCCAAGCTTCGTCATGTTCGATCCCAATCAACTGAGATCTTATCAAGTCTGGCTGAGGAGCATTTGTCCAGGGAAGTAACCATCCCCTATGAGCTGACAGATTGGAATCGCATGAACCGCACTGAGGATGAAGCCAAAGATGCGCATGAGCATAAAATAGTACGTTCTCTATTGATAAAGGTAGCTACCCATTATGGCTACCATACTGGCCAGATCGTACTGTTGTCGAAGATTTTGCAGCCCAGCGACGAACATCTCACAGGACTATATCATTAA
- a CDS encoding MBL fold metallo-hydrolase — protein MMTKYENQIPTAAGMSFSSLVSMLKDSMRRSIERRPAGSIPMVKYEPAESLNVSDHPQVTWFGHSAFLLEIEGHRLLFDPMLGNRPSPVSWAGTKRYSTNLPIQPEDFPTLDAIIISHDHYDHLDYSSIRRLKNKTQRFIVPLGVRRRLIQLGVPSEQITEHNWWDELSFKGLTFACTPARHFSGRGLLDRNSTLWCSWVIAGQATKVFFSGDSGYGPHFKEIGSKYGPFDLTLMECGQYDERWSNIHMMPEETVQAHLDVRGGLLIPVHWAAFTLAYHAWHEPVERIVKAAHALNVTIATPKIGEKVVLHSEDYPSHPWWRSI, from the coding sequence ATAATGACAAAATACGAAAATCAAATTCCGACAGCCGCAGGGATGAGCTTCAGCTCTCTGGTGAGCATGTTGAAGGATTCCATGCGAAGAAGTATAGAGCGAAGACCTGCGGGCAGCATTCCCATGGTGAAATATGAGCCAGCAGAATCGTTAAATGTATCTGATCATCCGCAGGTGACATGGTTCGGTCATTCAGCTTTTCTGCTGGAGATTGAAGGTCACAGACTGCTTTTTGATCCAATGCTGGGCAATCGTCCATCTCCTGTATCCTGGGCGGGTACGAAACGATACAGCACGAACCTGCCGATTCAACCCGAGGATTTTCCCACCTTGGATGCAATCATTATATCGCATGACCATTATGATCATCTGGACTATTCCTCCATCCGCAGATTGAAGAATAAAACACAGCGGTTTATCGTTCCGCTTGGCGTACGTCGACGACTGATTCAACTGGGTGTTCCCTCGGAACAGATTACTGAACATAACTGGTGGGATGAGCTATCCTTCAAGGGTTTGACATTTGCCTGTACGCCTGCACGCCATTTCTCGGGCAGAGGATTGTTGGATCGCAATTCTACATTATGGTGTTCGTGGGTCATTGCTGGACAGGCAACGAAGGTGTTCTTTAGCGGCGATAGCGGATATGGTCCTCATTTCAAGGAAATCGGCAGTAAATACGGACCCTTTGACCTGACCTTGATGGAATGCGGGCAATATGACGAGCGTTGGTCCAACATTCATATGATGCCGGAAGAAACGGTACAGGCTCACTTGGATGTAAGGGGAGGACTGCTCATCCCGGTTCATTGGGCTGCTTTTACATTGGCCTATCATGCCTGGCATGAGCCGGTTGAACGGATCGTCAAGGCTGCACATGCCTTGAATGTTACCATCGCAACACCCAAAATCGGTGAGAAGGTTGTGCTGCATTCAGAGGATTACCCGAGCCATCCGTGGTGGAGATCAATCTGA
- a CDS encoding LysE family transporter, translated as MNIIPLLTYAIVASFTPGPNNIIAMTHARNEGFRKILPFIGGVAAGCLLIMFLSSYFNLILHQYIPRIKPALNVLGCVYMIYLAIKIMRSKPTSAKDPKVNRFSFLFGFTLQFLNPKVILYGLTAISVFVMPLGQSHVHIIVFSLLLTIIGVSANMTWGLCGVLFQSFLLKYERPFNMVMGILLICSALSILK; from the coding sequence ATGAATATTATACCGTTACTGACGTACGCAATCGTGGCTTCTTTCACACCGGGCCCCAACAACATCATTGCCATGACTCATGCAAGAAACGAAGGATTCAGAAAAATCCTCCCGTTTATTGGTGGCGTTGCAGCCGGCTGCCTGCTTATTATGTTTCTGTCCAGTTATTTCAACCTTATTTTGCATCAATACATCCCAAGGATCAAACCAGCCCTGAACGTGTTGGGATGTGTATACATGATCTATTTGGCAATTAAAATTATGCGAAGTAAACCTACGAGTGCCAAAGATCCCAAGGTGAATCGTTTTTCATTCCTCTTTGGCTTTACCCTGCAATTCCTCAATCCCAAAGTCATTCTGTATGGTCTTACGGCTATCTCTGTATTTGTCATGCCTCTTGGGCAGTCACATGTCCATATTATCGTTTTTTCGTTGCTTCTCACCATTATAGGTGTTAGTGCGAATATGACGTGGGGGTTATGTGGTGTGTTATTCCAAAGTTTTTTATTGAAATATGAACGCCCTTTTAATATGGTGATGGGTATTCTGTTAATCTGCAGTGCCCTGTCCATTCTAAAATAA
- a CDS encoding helix-turn-helix domain-containing protein has protein sequence MKNINVVLAQNLKQLREQRKLSLDKVAEMSGISKTMLGQIERGESNPTIATVWKIANGLKISFTALIHEPKSDTTVVTGSDIQALMENEGKIRIYPHFTFEEGRRFEMYVMEMDEESSLNAEPHIDGAEEFITVFEGEVTIRVGEEDYTVKQGESIRFRADKPHAYHNPGTAANKLSMVIHYSK, from the coding sequence TTGAAAAACATTAACGTTGTTCTTGCGCAAAATTTGAAGCAGCTCAGGGAGCAAAGAAAGCTTAGTCTGGACAAGGTTGCCGAGATGTCTGGAATTAGCAAGACGATGCTTGGTCAAATTGAACGGGGGGAATCGAACCCTACAATTGCTACCGTGTGGAAGATTGCGAACGGTCTGAAAATATCTTTTACCGCCTTGATCCACGAGCCGAAGTCGGACACTACAGTCGTAACGGGCAGTGATATTCAAGCATTGATGGAGAATGAGGGGAAGATTCGGATTTATCCGCATTTTACTTTTGAAGAGGGGCGCCGTTTTGAAATGTACGTTATGGAGATGGATGAGGAGTCTTCTTTGAATGCTGAACCGCATATCGATGGGGCAGAGGAATTTATTACGGTTTTTGAAGGGGAAGTTACAATTCGGGTTGGGGAGGAGGATTATACGGTAAAACAAGGGGAGTCGATCCGTTTTCGCGCGGACAAGCCTCATGCTTATCATAACCCCGGTACTGCTGCGAACAAGCTAAGCATGGTCATTCATTATTCGAAGTGA
- a CDS encoding family 43 glycosylhydrolase, translating to MKRYWVSVLHISLLSTALLTTTALAPVSVLADSSGAASFNPQVSTAIENAAPAFRNVSVHDPSVIKVGDTFYIFGSHLQVAKSKDLMNWDSVASGVTDNNPVVPNVTKEFAEALEWAQTDTLWAADVIQLADGKFYMYYNACKGDSPRSALGVAVADNIEGPYKDQGILLKSGMWDEISEDGTIYDATIHPNVVDPDVFFDKNGKLWMVYGSYSGGIFILEMDETTGKPLPNQGYGKKLTGGNHSRIEAPYMLYSPETDYYYLYLSYGGLGADGGYNIRVARSKTPDGPFLDAEGNDMINVKADKDKPLFDDRSIEPFGVKLLGNFLFQRQIGDPGTGQGTGYVSPGHNSAYVDAETGKQFLIFHSRFPGRGEEHEVRVHEMHMNSEGWPVVSPYRYAALEETTAQLTNQEIAGQYKWVNHGKEITAEIKSSQTVQFTADGHISGPVTGTWSLEADNQVQITSNNTVYKGVFTHEWEPDSQKKVLTFSALSSSGVAIWGSQIAAIKDQDVVNAVKKDLSIGDTGNVFFNLSLPTKGARDAEITWKSSNASALSATGVVNRPRAGKGDAKVALTATIRKGSAVSSKTFNITIPQQAVSPLLGEYTFDQKKLAKIAQDFSKNEYHGHAFHVTSSAVNSKNQAAAFNGTDSYIQLPGIITDTTDFTFSAWIKWSGGEAWQRIFDFGNGLTRHMFLTPTQHTGALQFTIHDQGRDQSLIAAEPLPSNQWVHVAVTLQGDTGTLYVNGKSVATSTEITFNPKDLQVTEAYLGKSRYTADPFYKGSMDNVKVYDKALTSTEIQRQAKEKP from the coding sequence ATGAAACGTTATTGGGTAAGCGTACTTCACATTTCTTTACTGAGCACTGCATTACTTACGACAACAGCTTTGGCACCCGTCTCCGTATTGGCGGATAGTTCGGGGGCAGCCAGTTTCAACCCGCAAGTTTCCACAGCCATTGAGAATGCAGCTCCAGCATTCAGGAATGTTTCCGTTCATGATCCTTCCGTTATTAAGGTGGGTGATACCTTTTATATTTTCGGTTCACACCTTCAGGTAGCCAAATCCAAGGATTTGATGAACTGGGATTCAGTCGCCTCAGGAGTTACGGATAACAACCCTGTTGTACCCAATGTGACCAAAGAATTCGCTGAAGCCCTGGAGTGGGCGCAGACCGACACGTTATGGGCGGCAGACGTCATTCAGTTGGCGGATGGCAAATTTTATATGTACTACAATGCATGCAAAGGAGACTCCCCCCGCTCTGCGCTGGGCGTTGCTGTCGCAGACAACATTGAAGGGCCTTATAAGGATCAGGGCATTCTTCTCAAATCCGGCATGTGGGATGAGATCAGTGAAGATGGCACCATATACGATGCAACCATCCATCCAAATGTGGTCGATCCTGATGTATTTTTCGATAAAAACGGAAAGCTGTGGATGGTATACGGTTCCTATTCCGGGGGGATTTTCATTCTGGAGATGGACGAAACGACGGGAAAACCACTGCCTAACCAGGGTTATGGCAAAAAGCTGACCGGTGGCAATCACAGCCGAATTGAAGCACCATACATGCTATACAGTCCCGAAACCGACTATTATTATCTGTATCTGTCTTATGGCGGACTCGGTGCTGACGGGGGATATAACATTCGCGTAGCTCGTTCCAAAACACCTGACGGTCCATTCCTCGATGCCGAAGGGAACGATATGATCAACGTCAAAGCGGACAAGGACAAACCCTTGTTTGATGACCGCTCGATCGAGCCTTTTGGCGTCAAATTGTTGGGAAACTTCCTCTTTCAAAGACAGATTGGGGACCCGGGTACAGGTCAAGGGACTGGCTATGTATCACCAGGACATAACTCCGCTTATGTTGATGCTGAAACGGGAAAACAGTTTCTGATCTTCCATTCCCGCTTTCCTGGACGCGGAGAAGAGCATGAAGTCCGCGTACATGAGATGCATATGAACTCGGAAGGATGGCCTGTCGTTTCTCCTTACCGCTATGCGGCCTTGGAAGAAACCACTGCCCAACTGACAAACCAGGAGATTGCTGGTCAGTACAAATGGGTGAATCACGGAAAGGAGATTACGGCGGAGATCAAATCATCCCAGACCGTTCAGTTCACAGCAGATGGACACATTAGTGGTCCAGTGACAGGAACATGGAGTCTTGAAGCAGACAATCAGGTCCAAATCACATCGAATAATACTGTATATAAAGGCGTCTTCACCCATGAATGGGAGCCGGATTCCCAGAAGAAGGTTCTTACTTTTAGCGCGCTCTCCTCTTCTGGCGTAGCCATCTGGGGAAGTCAGATTGCTGCAATCAAGGATCAGGACGTTGTTAATGCGGTGAAAAAGGATCTGAGCATCGGCGACACAGGGAACGTATTCTTCAACCTTTCCCTCCCGACGAAGGGAGCACGTGATGCAGAGATTACGTGGAAGTCATCCAATGCCTCTGCCCTTTCCGCTACCGGGGTAGTGAATCGACCGCGCGCTGGTAAGGGAGATGCTAAAGTGGCATTAACGGCAACGATTCGCAAAGGAAGCGCGGTAAGCTCCAAAACGTTTAACATTACCATTCCACAACAAGCGGTAAGTCCATTACTTGGGGAATATACGTTTGATCAAAAGAAACTTGCAAAAATCGCACAGGATTTCAGCAAAAATGAATACCACGGTCATGCCTTTCATGTGACGAGTTCTGCGGTTAATAGCAAAAATCAGGCTGCCGCTTTCAATGGAACAGACAGCTACATTCAGCTGCCTGGAATCATTACCGATACGACAGATTTCACCTTTAGTGCTTGGATCAAGTGGAGTGGCGGCGAAGCCTGGCAGCGAATTTTCGACTTTGGAAATGGCTTAACCAGACATATGTTCCTTACTCCCACCCAACATACTGGAGCTCTGCAATTCACCATTCATGATCAGGGACGGGATCAGAGCCTGATTGCTGCTGAACCGCTGCCTTCCAATCAATGGGTGCATGTCGCTGTTACCCTACAGGGAGATACAGGCACTCTATATGTGAATGGAAAATCCGTAGCAACCAGCACCGAAATCACGTTTAATCCGAAGGATCTGCAAGTGACAGAAGCTTATTTGGGCAAAAGCCGTTATACAGCTGATCCCTTCTATAAAGGCTCGATGGATAACGTAAAAGTGTATGATAAAGCGTTAACCTCCACAGAAATTCAGCGCCAGGCCAAAGAAAAGCCTTAA